Proteins encoded in a region of the Pelmatolapia mariae isolate MD_Pm_ZW linkage group LG16_19, Pm_UMD_F_2, whole genome shotgun sequence genome:
- the LOC134645832 gene encoding actin-related protein 3-like has protein sequence MAGRLPACVVDCGTGYTKLGYAGNTEPQFIIPSCIAIKESAKVGDQAQRRMMKGVDDLDFYIGDEAIDKPTYSTKWPIRHGIVEDWDLMERFMEQIIFKYLRAEPEDHYFLLTEPPLNTPENREYTAEIMFESFNVPGLYIAVQAVLALAASWTSRQVGERTLTGTVIDSGDGVTHVIPVAEGYVIGSCIKHIPIAGRDITYFTQQLLREREVGIPPEQSLETAKAVKERFSYVCPDLVKEFQKYDTDGSKWIKQYTGINAISKKEFTIDVGYERFLGPEIFFHPEFANPDFTQPISEVVDEVIQNCPIDVRRPLYKNVVLSGGSTMFRDFGRRLQRDLKRTVDARLKMSEELSGGKLKPKPIDVQVITHHMQRYAVWFGGSMLASTPEFYQVCHTKKDYEEIGPSICRHNPVFGVMS, from the exons TTACACCAAACTGGGGTATGCAGGGAACACAGAGCCACAGTTCATCATTCCATCAT GTATTGCCATCAAAGAGTCGGCCAAGGTCGGGGACCAGGCCCAGCGTAGGATGATGAAGGGGGTGGATGATTTGGACTTCTACATCGGAGATGAAGCCATAGACAAACCCACGTATTCCACTAAG TGGCCCATCCGTCACGGCATTGTGGAGGACTGGGATCTAATGGAGCGCTTCATGGAGCAGATCATCTTTAAGTACCTGAGGGCCGAACCTGAGGACCACTACTTCCTGTTG ACGGAGCCTCCACTGAACACACCAGAAAACCGAGAGTACACTGCCGAGATCATGTTTGAGTCCTTCAACGTACCGGGGCTCTACATTGCTGTGCAG GCCGTGCTCGCTCTAGCTGCCTCCTGGACATCCAGACAGGTCGGGGAGAGGACGCTGACGGGTACCGTCATCGACAGCGGAGACGGCGTCACCCACGTCATCCCTGTG GCTGAAGGTTATGTAATTGGCAGCTGTATAAAGCACATTCCCATCGCAGGGCGAGACATCACCTACTTCACCCAGCAGCtcctgagggagagagaggtcgGCATCCCGCCGGAGCAGTCGCTGGAGACGGCCAAGGCAGTGAAG GAGCGGTTTAGCTACGTGTGCCCGGATCTAGTCAAAGAGTTCCAGAAGTACGACACGGACGGCTCCAAGTGGATCAAGCAGTACACCGGCATCAATGCAATTAGCAAGAAGGAGTTCACCATCGACGTGGGCTATGAGCGCTTCCTGGGACCCGAGATCTTCTTCCACCCAGAG TTTGCCAACCCGGACTTCACCCAGCCCATCTCCGAGGTGGTGGACGAGGTCATCCAGAACTGCCCCATCGATGTGAGGCGTCCTCTCTATAAG AACGTCGTCCTGTCGGGAGGCTCCACCATGTTCAGGGACTTTGGGCGCCGTCTGCAGAGAGACTTGAAGAGGACGGTCGATGCCCGCCTGAAGATGAGTGAGGAGCTGAGCGGAGGCAAGCTCAAG cccAAACCGATCGATGTCCAGGTCATCACTCATCACATGCAGAGATACGCAGTGTGGTTTGGTGGATCAATGTTAGCATCAACT CCGGAGTTCTACCAGGTGTGCCACACCAAGAAGGACTACGAAGAGATCGGGCCGAGCATCTGCCGCCACAACCCCGTGTTCGGAGTCATGTCCTAA